A window of Synechococcus sp. WH 8109 genomic DNA:
CGACGGCAACCAGAAAGCGTGGGGCCGCACCGCAAAAAACGCAGCTGCGATCAGGGCTGCAAAGGGCAGACGGGTGAGCTGCTCGCCGAGGTGGGCCGCCACGTAACGCCAGAGCGGATGCAGCGGTTGCAGCAGGTAAGGAGAGAGCCGGCCCAGCAGGGCGTCTTCCTCGAAGGCATAGACCACCCACACCACAGAAAACTGGCGCACTAGAAATGCGCTGAGGAAATAGCGATCCAGGGCCACACCATCCAGCCCCAGCCCCGAGCGCGCGTCGCTACCGCTCCAGACGCTGAGCATGATGAACGGCAGCACCCCGGACAAAGCCCAGAGGGCGATCTCGGCGCGGTACTCGAGCATGTGGGCGAACTGGGAGCCCAGCAGCACCCGGATGATCCGCCGGTTCAGCCCGAAGATCCGCATCAGACCCGCCCCTGCCGGAACAGACCACCGATCAGCTCCTCGATCGGCGGATCGGTCACATCCAGATCCCGCACAGGGAAGCGATCCAGCAGCTGCGCCACCACGGCGGTGAGCTGGTCGCGGGGTACCAGCAGCCTCACATCACAGCCCTCCAGCTGCTCCAGACGCCCCAACCCCGCCAAGTCATCGGCTGAAACGGGCGACTCCAACTCGAGCCGCACCTCCCGCTCCGGTGCCAATTGATCAGCCAGCGCTTCCAGGGGGCCGTCGTGGAACAAGCGCCCCTGGTGGATCAGCAGCACCCGAGGGCAGAGGGCCGTGATATCAGCCATGTAATGGCTGGTGAGCAGCACCGTTGCCCCCGTGCGGCGGTTGTACTCCGCCAGAAACTGCCGCACCCGGGCCTGGGCATTCACATCCAGCCCCAGGGTCGGTTCATCAAGGAACAACACCTCCGGCTCGTGCAGCAGCGCCGCCAACAGTTCGGCCTTCATCCGCTGGCCTAGGGAAAGCTTGCGCACCGGCCGGGTGAGTTCCTCCCCCAGCTCCAGCAGATCGGCCAGCTCCTTGATCCGCCGCCGGGCCACAGCATCGGGAATCCCGTACACCGCCGCATTCACCCGCAGTGAATCCATCGGCGGCAGGTCCCAGAGCAGCTGCTGCTTCTGCCCCATCACCAGGGTGATCCGGCGTAAAAACTCCGCCTGACGACGCTGGGGCAGGTGCCCCGCCACCTGCACCTCGCCGGCGCTGGGGTGGATCAAGCCGCAGAGCATCTTCAAGGTGGTGGTTTTGCCGGCGCCGTTGGCACCGAGAAAGCCCACCATCTCCCCGGGCTCAATCCGGAAGGAGACGTCCTGCACCGCGGTGACGTCCCGGGTGCGGCGGCGGATGAAATGGCGCAGAGTGCCGGCCAACCCGGGCTGCTTCTCGGCAACCCGGTAGATCTTGCTCAGCCCTTCAACCTGAATCACCGAATCAGCTCAGATCCGCCAAGCGCTTGCGCGCCAGCTCGGCCTGGGCATGCTTCTCATCGAGGTTGGCCTGGCATTCCGCCACCACCTCCGGTGGGGCCTTGTCGGCGAAGTTGGGGTTGCCCAGCCGGCCCGCCAGGCCCTTGATCTCCTTCTCCGCCTTGGCGATGTCTTTCTCCAGGCGGCCCTTGAGCGCATCGAGATCCACAAGCCCTTCTATCGGCAGCAGCACCTGCAGCTCACCGCTCACCCCCGCCAGGGCCTTGGCCACCGGAGCCGCATCAGCCTCCGCTGGCGCCATCACCGCCACCGACTCCGCCCGCGTCAAGGCTGTGATGTCGGCCGTGCCCTCGGTAAGCACAGCCGCCAGCTCGCCGCGGCCGGTGACGAAGCGCACCGGCACCGATTGCGAGGGCTTAAGGCCCGCGACCGCGCGCAGGTTGCGCACCACACGGATGGCACCGATCAGCTCAGCGAAAGAAGCTTCCAACGCATCATCCAAAGCACTTTCATCCAGGGCCGGCCAGGGCTGCAGGGCCAGGAAGGTGGTCTCCGGCTCGCCGGTGACGCTGTGCCAGAGCTCCTCAGTGAGGTGGGGCATCAGCGGATGCAGCATCAGATGCATCTGGCTGATCACCTTGGCCAGCACCTGCTTGGCCACCCGCTGATCTGCAAGGGCCTCGGCCGAGGGGTTCTCACCGGGGTTGAGCCGGCGCTTGCTCAGCTCCAGATACCAATCGCAGACGTCGTTCCAGGCGAACTCGTAAAGCCCCTTGGCGGCTTCACCCAGGCCATAGCTGCTGTAGCGCTGGGCCGTCTCCCGGTTCACCCGGGCCAGGCGGGAGAGAATCCAGCGATCGGCCAGCTGCAGGGCCGCGGGGTCGGATTCACCGAGTTGGGTCGGCGTTTCGCTGCCCAGGTTCATCAGGGCGAAGCGGGTGGCGTTCCAGAGCTTGTTGGCGAAGTTGCGCGAGGCCTCCACCGTGGCGGAGGTGTCCTTCTTGCGGTCGTAGTCCAGGCGGATGTCCTGACCTGCACCGGCCACCTCCCGCACCAAGGCGAAACGCAGGGCATCAGTGCCGTAACGGTCAATCAGCAGCAGCGGATCGATGCCGTTACCGGCGCTCTTGCTCATCTTGCGGTTCTGCTCATCCCGCACCAGTCCGTGGATGTAGACGTCCTGGAAGGGCATCTCACCGGTGAAGGCGCCGGCCATCATCGTCATCCGGGCCACCCAGAAAAAGATGATGTCGAAGCCCGTCACCAGGGTGCTGGTGGGGTACCAGCGCTGCAGGTCAGCGCTGTCGGCATCGGGCCAACCCAGGGTGGAGAAGGGCCAGAGGCCACTGGAGAACCAGGTGTCGAGCACGTCTTCGTCCTGCTCGATCTCCGCCGCCGCGCCGTACTCCGCCTTGGCCTTCGCCAGGGCTTCGGCTTCGTTACGGGCCACCACGTAGGGGGTGGTATCGGTGTAAGTACCGCCGGTTTCGCTGATCACGAACCAAGCGGGGATGCGATGGCCCCACCAGAGCTGTCGGCTGATGCACCAGTCGCGGATGTCGGTGAGCCAGTCGCGGTAGACCTTCTCCCAGCGCCCGGGGATGAAGCGGGGGTCATGCTTCTCGAGGGCCTCACGACAGCGAGCCGCCAAAGGCTCGGTTTTGACAAACCACTGGGTGGAGAGCAGCGGCTCTACCGGCACCTTGCCGCGATCGGAATAGGGAACGCTGTGGCGGTAGTCCTCCACCTTGACCAGCAGCCCCAGCTCCTCCAGGCCGGCCACCACGGCCTTGCGGGCCTCGAAGCGATCCAACCCCTCGAACTGGCCGGCCTCCTTGTTCATCGTGCCGTTCTTGCGCATCACCGTGATCTGGGGCAGACCGTGGCGCTGGCCGATGGCGAAATCGTTGGGGTCGTGGGCCGGTGTCACCTTGACGCAGCCGGTGCCGAAATCCTTCTCCACGTGGTCGTCGGCCACAATCGGAATCTCCCTCTCCACGAATGGCAGGGTGAGGGTCTGGCCCACCAGGTGGGCGTAGCGCTCGTCGGTGGGGTTCACCGCGACCGCCGTGTCGCCCAGCATCGTTTCGGGCCGGGTGGTGGCCACCTCCAGGTGGCCGTCGCCGCTGCTGAGCGGATAGCGGAAATGCCAGAGGTGGCCGTCCACCTCCTTCATCTCCACCTCCAGATCGCTCACCGCCGAACCGGAGGCGGGGCACC
This region includes:
- a CDS encoding ABC-2 family transporter protein, with the protein product MRIFGLNRRIIRVLLGSQFAHMLEYRAEIALWALSGVLPFIMLSVWSGSDARSGLGLDGVALDRYFLSAFLVRQFSVVWVVYAFEEDALLGRLSPYLLQPLHPLWRYVAAHLGEQLTRLPFAALIAAAFFAVRPHAFWLPSLGGLLLAWLSTWMAFAIAFLFQSLIAALCFWSEKASALERLQFIPFLFMSGLLAPLTAFPPAVRALAQWTPFPYLIDFPARVLAGQPVDLLAGFGAQLAWIALLLPLVLLLWRAGVRRYSAMGA
- a CDS encoding ATP-binding cassette domain-containing protein produces the protein MIQVEGLSKIYRVAEKQPGLAGTLRHFIRRRTRDVTAVQDVSFRIEPGEMVGFLGANGAGKTTTLKMLCGLIHPSAGEVQVAGHLPQRRQAEFLRRITLVMGQKQQLLWDLPPMDSLRVNAAVYGIPDAVARRRIKELADLLELGEELTRPVRKLSLGQRMKAELLAALLHEPEVLFLDEPTLGLDVNAQARVRQFLAEYNRRTGATVLLTSHYMADITALCPRVLLIHQGRLFHDGPLEALADQLAPEREVRLELESPVSADDLAGLGRLEQLEGCDVRLLVPRDQLTAVVAQLLDRFPVRDLDVTDPPIEELIGGLFRQGRV
- a CDS encoding valine--tRNA ligase; translation: MPELAKTYDPAGTEARWQQAWEDQGAFHPDPKAPGEPFSVVIPPPNVTGSLHMGHAFNTALIDTIVRYQRLAGKNVLCLPGTDHASIAVQTILEKQLKQEGKTRHDLGRDAFLERAWDWKAESGGRIVGQLRRLGYSVDWKRQRFTLDEGLSEAVKEAFVRLHEQGLIYRGEYLVNWCPASGSAVSDLEVEMKEVDGHLWHFRYPLSSGDGHLEVATTRPETMLGDTAVAVNPTDERYAHLVGQTLTLPFVEREIPIVADDHVEKDFGTGCVKVTPAHDPNDFAIGQRHGLPQITVMRKNGTMNKEAGQFEGLDRFEARKAVVAGLEELGLLVKVEDYRHSVPYSDRGKVPVEPLLSTQWFVKTEPLAARCREALEKHDPRFIPGRWEKVYRDWLTDIRDWCISRQLWWGHRIPAWFVISETGGTYTDTTPYVVARNEAEALAKAKAEYGAAAEIEQDEDVLDTWFSSGLWPFSTLGWPDADSADLQRWYPTSTLVTGFDIIFFWVARMTMMAGAFTGEMPFQDVYIHGLVRDEQNRKMSKSAGNGIDPLLLIDRYGTDALRFALVREVAGAGQDIRLDYDRKKDTSATVEASRNFANKLWNATRFALMNLGSETPTQLGESDPAALQLADRWILSRLARVNRETAQRYSSYGLGEAAKGLYEFAWNDVCDWYLELSKRRLNPGENPSAEALADQRVAKQVLAKVISQMHLMLHPLMPHLTEELWHSVTGEPETTFLALQPWPALDESALDDALEASFAELIGAIRVVRNLRAVAGLKPSQSVPVRFVTGRGELAAVLTEGTADITALTRAESVAVMAPAEADAAPVAKALAGVSGELQVLLPIEGLVDLDALKGRLEKDIAKAEKEIKGLAGRLGNPNFADKAPPEVVAECQANLDEKHAQAELARKRLADLS